The sequence below is a genomic window from Sulfurovum zhangzhouensis.
TAACTTAAACAAAAGTAAATAGTCATTCATTTTATATAAAATATTTATTTTTTTATATAAATAAATATTTTTTATAAGCATTTGTTTTAATTTTTACCTTTTATCATTCCATTCATTTATATGATACTCTTTCCCTTTAAGAGGCAGTATCCACATTTGATACATTGAGGTTACCCACATTATCACAAATGCCATCATGTAACCAAAACCACCTATGATTGTAAACCATGCAAATCCAGGGAAAACAGATGTGATCCACCACGATGATATATCTATAATTAAAAAAGTAAATGGGATCGCAATGATCAAAGCTTTAAGTTTTTCATTAAACCCTACAGCTAAAGAAAATATATACCCAACAAACATGAATATGAAAGCAATACCAAAAAGATGTATATGTGAAACTCTAGTTAATGAATCCACTGATGCACCCATATCTGGTTTTGCCACTTTAGCTGTTTCTTCATAATCAGAAAAATTAGGCAATCCCGGTATTGCACTATGACACTGAATACAATTTGCTTGAAAAACCGGTTCTACTTTTTTCCAATGTTCTTGAGGTGCTCCCTGTCTTGCCCATTTAATTAATATTGTTCTATCCTTATCGCTGGCTTTATCTTTCATAGAGCCATTTAACTTCGTTTCTAATTTAGAGGAGTGTCGATTACCATGGTAACTATAAACAATGTCATCTACAGATATACCTAATTTACCATCAGCCATACCATGTGTGAAAAGTATTTGAAGCCCAGACATTATGAATCCTACTGCCATAACAAGTAAATATCCTGTAAACAATGTTCTTACAGCAATACCTAGAGATGGGAGATTCATTTGACTCATTACTTTATTACCCATTATAATCCTTTCTATAAGTTAATTTATTGCACTTTTTTTGTTGAAAATGAATAGTCATTCACCATATTAGATAAAAAAGCTTAAAGTTAAATGAATGAATATTCATTTAACTAAAGATAATGGTAATTGTAGATTTTTGGAATATATTAAATAAGTAAAATGTTATTGAGTAGTACAAACAGAGCAAACATCAAATGTTCGAAAAATAAAAGTTGCTTCTTCTATACTTAATGAACCAGTCATAGCTTCAATCGCTATGCCTTGTTCTGCTTTTGTAGAATTACCAAGATTCCACTGAGTCGGTGTAATAATGTCATAATTAGTAATGACACCATCTCGTACTGTTGTTTTATGGATCAGTGAGCCTCTTGCAGCTTCTACTGTACCTACACCATCAAAATCATTCAATCGTACATCCGCATTTAATACGCAAGATGGTTCATCTAATTGTAGTTTATTGAGTAAACCTTTAGAGTAGTCTAACAAAAGTGCTACTTCGTGTATACGTGCAAATACTCGTGATAACACAGAATCTTTAAAGCGTTTATGTAAACTTCTGACTATTGGTGTCTTAGCAACCATACCTCTAGCTAATGGGCCAACTTCATAAAATTTATCTCTGTAGGTTACAGCCTTTGAAACTGTACCCTTTTGTTCATTCTCTTGCACACAAGATATATCAACATTTGTAACATTTGTAATAATTGACCTACCCGGTTTAGCAAGGATACTATCTCCAAAAACAATAAATCTATCATGACTGTATCCTTTATCACCCATATCATTAACTAACATAAGACGTAATAGTTTACCAAAGTCACCGTGTATCTGACTAAAGCAAGAGACTGATTCCATTGCAAGATAGTCATCTATAGAAAGTCCAATCACCACCTCTTCAAAAAATTTAATGCTTTCATCTACAAGACTTTGTGCTTGCATCACGTCTAGATGTGTTGGATCACAGGTCACTCCACCTGGAATAGCATAAGAAGCATGTGGCCACTGTCCTGAAAAGACAGCTAATGCTTTAGTAATAGTAGAAGCAAGGTATGTGGCCTTAATCGCATAGTTTTCTTCGCTAACAGCTCCTACAAACTTTTCAAGTTGTGGAAGTATAGTCATATAAAGCCATTTAATATGGTTTTGTATGAGTTCACATGACAAAGTAAATTCTCGTATAGCTTTTGCTTTGGAAGTAAGATTTATCTTTAACCCTGCATTTTCATATCCGTTTTCTATAGCACGTACCGCAGCTAAGAGGTGTGCATGGTTACAAATACCACAAACACGTGGTGTGATCACTAAAGCATCCCAAGCATCGTGACCTCTAAGTATTTCTTCTATACCACGGTAAAAACCAAAGTTTATCTTTACATCCTCTATTTCACCTTGGTTAAATGTGAAATCCAGTTCAGCTTCACCTTCTATCTTCTCAATAAGTTTTTTGACGGTTACATTAGTCATTTGTCATATTCCATAAGTCGTTCCGTAAAACGTTGAATAGTAAAACTCTTAGCAACACCCGTAAGTGTCAAATATGCTCGTTTAGATACGCCGAGTGGCACCTTATCTGGTATTCCCATATTAGTTTTTGTTCTAAAGAATGACTCTTGTGGATAGTTAGGTTCCGTGCAACCAAAGCAAGGTGTTCCTGCACGTGTTTTAGAATTGATATCATTCCACAGTATCTTATTACAACTTCCTCTAGTATAAGGGCCTCGGCACCCAGTCTCATAAAAAAGACAACCTTCCTTAAGTCCAAAAGTTTTTGTGTCTATTTTCCATTCAAAATACTCGTTGCGCGTACATCCCGTATGTACCGTGTATCCATAAAGTTCGACTGGACGATGTAAGTTGTCAATGGGGATATCTTTCTTCCCTGATATCATCAAAAGAACATAAGAGAGCCACCTAGGATGCATTGGACAACCCGGTAACGATATAAGTTTAGAAGCATGCGTACTATAACGCTCTGTCTTCTCTTCCCCATTGAAACAAAAACCTGAAATTGCCTCAGGGTTTTTTTGTTTAAATATCCCTCCAAAAGTTGCACAGGTCCCGACAGATATAATATGTTTAGCTTTATTTGCATAATGCTTTATAATTGATGACACTTCCACACCGCTCTTCAAAAACCCTTCTTCCTGAAAAGAACCTTCAATTATGAGTACATCACAAGGTACAATACCTCCAATAACATCTTCCATACTGTATGAACTATCGAGTACTGGATGATGCACAACTTCAAAATGTGAAAGTATAAAAAAGAGTTCAGGATGATTTAAAAAAGAATGAGTGTTTCCATTACAAGTAATGGACTGTAGCCAAAGCAACTTAGGTTTGTTTTGGCATGTCATACGTTATGCCTTTAACGCATTATATATGTTAAACGAAATATCATGTATATATTCCTCGATAGGTTTAGGTAAAACCTCTTCTCCATTGAGAAAAACCATTCCACCCAAGTATCCCATGAACAATCCAAAAGCAGAAAAGAA
It includes:
- a CDS encoding nickel-dependent hydrogenase large subunit, producing the protein MTNVTVKKLIEKIEGEAELDFTFNQGEIEDVKINFGFYRGIEEILRGHDAWDALVITPRVCGICNHAHLLAAVRAIENGYENAGLKINLTSKAKAIREFTLSCELIQNHIKWLYMTILPQLEKFVGAVSEENYAIKATYLASTITKALAVFSGQWPHASYAIPGGVTCDPTHLDVMQAQSLVDESIKFFEEVVIGLSIDDYLAMESVSCFSQIHGDFGKLLRLMLVNDMGDKGYSHDRFIVFGDSILAKPGRSIITNVTNVDISCVQENEQKGTVSKAVTYRDKFYEVGPLARGMVAKTPIVRSLHKRFKDSVLSRVFARIHEVALLLDYSKGLLNKLQLDEPSCVLNADVRLNDFDGVGTVEAARGSLIHKTTVRDGVITNYDIITPTQWNLGNSTKAEQGIAIEAMTGSLSIEEATFIFRTFDVCSVCTTQ
- a CDS encoding hydrogenase, whose translation is MTCQNKPKLLWLQSITCNGNTHSFLNHPELFFILSHFEVVHHPVLDSSYSMEDVIGGIVPCDVLIIEGSFQEEGFLKSGVEVSSIIKHYANKAKHIISVGTCATFGGIFKQKNPEAISGFCFNGEEKTERYSTHASKLISLPGCPMHPRWLSYVLLMISGKKDIPIDNLHRPVELYGYTVHTGCTRNEYFEWKIDTKTFGLKEGCLFYETGCRGPYTRGSCNKILWNDINSKTRAGTPCFGCTEPNYPQESFFRTKTNMGIPDKVPLGVSKRAYLTLTGVAKSFTIQRFTERLMEYDK